GGGTCCAGCCCGCGAGGTGCCTGCGGGGGTCACCCCCGGCCCGGACGGCAGCTCGGGCCGCCAACACGTCGGGGAGCAGGGCGGGCAGCCAGCGCAGGCGCCGGGGCAGCACTTTCCAGCGGCTCTGCCAGAGCACGGCCCCCGGGCGCAGCCCGTCTTGCCAAACCGCGCGCTGCAAGGCGGGCCGGGTCGCCAGGGCCTCCAGCGCGAACTGCCCCCGCAGCGGGTCACATACCCCGCGAAACGCCGCCCAGGTGTGCGTGGCCCCCAGTTCCCGGGCGCGGGCCTCCAGCGTCTGAGCGGTGAGGCCGTGGCGCGCGATCAGCCGCCGCATGTCGGGATAGTCGGCGGGTTTCAGGCTGCCCAGGTCCCCGCCCCACTGGCGGCCCAGGGCCAGGTTGACCACCACGGCGTCGCGCGGGTCGGGCCGCCACACCGGCACCCCTTCCCAGTCCACCAGCCGTGCCCCGGCCCAGACCGCCCGGGTGAGGGCCAGCACGCGGTCCTGCCGCCCGACTGCCCAGGCGGCCACGAAGCGGTGAACGTCGAGCCGGGTGTGGCCGCCCGGGCTGTAGAGGTGCGCGCTCTCGTGGGTCCAGCGGCCGGGCCGGGCGTGCTGCCCGTCGCTGCGCCACCCCTGCGCGAGCGCGAGATGCACGGCCCGCGTCACGGCGGCCGGGTCCGCCGGAAGCAGCACGTCCACGTCGCCGTAGAAGCGTTCGCCTGGCGTGGCGTACTCGAACTCGGCCAGCGCGAAGCCCTTGAACAGCAGGGCGGGAATCCCCCCCCGCGCCCAGGCGGCGAGCAGGGGCCGCAGTTCGGCGCGGATCAGGGCGTGCCGCGCCCCCAGCGCGAGGTGCCCCGGGCGCAGCCGGGCACGCAGCGGGTGCCCTTCCGGGAGCCTGCCGCGCACCTCGCCCGCCAGCCCCGCCGCCAGCAGGTGCGCCGCGTCCGCCGGACCGACCTGCGGCGGATCGGTCGTCAGCGCGCGGACGAGAACCGCCGGGTCAGGCGCTCTCAGGGGAACCTCTGCGGCTGGGTGATGGGTCGCGCATGTCAGAAGCGGGCGCGGGCCTGCATGCCGGTCAGGCGCAATTGCTCGCCGGTCAGGCTGTCCCCACTCGCCGCGCGCAGGCCGAAATAGGCGTGCCCGGCCTTCCCGGCCTCGTCGAGAGCCGGGCCGGACAGCGTGAAGGGCCGGTTCTGCCCGGGGGCGAGATTCAGCGTGCCGACCGAACGGCTCGCCTCCCCGCCCGCCTCACAGGCCACCAGCGACGGCGAGAGGGCCGTGCAGGTGGAGGGCAACCCGTCCAGGCTGGAGCGGACGTAGACGCTCACCTGGCTGAGATTGCCTCCAAGCGACGAGTACCGCGCCTCTCCCGTGACGCTGAGTTGCTGGAGAACCTGCGGCACCTGACTGCCCCCCAGCGCGTCCTGGCGCACGTACAGCACGCGGCCCAGCGCCAGCGCACTCGGCTGGAGGTCGACGGTCACGTCCGCGATGTTCACAGGTGGCGTGGGGACGACGCCGCAGGACACGAACACCAGGGCCACGCCCAGCCCCAGGAACGGCCGGAGCGCGCGCTTCAAAACGCCACCTCCTGCACGACCGGATGCAGCAGCATCTCGTCGACGCGGGCGTGGGTGGGGGCGGTCAGGGCATACACCACGGCGTCGGCCACGTCGGCGGGGCGCAGCCAGGCGGCCTTGTGGGCCTCGCCCTGCACGCTGTCCGCGAAGAAGGTGTCCACCATCCCGGGCCGGATTTCGGTCACGCGCAGGCCGTAGCCCTGGCCCTCGGCGGCCAGCGCCTGCGTGACGGCCCGCTGCGCGTACTTGCTGGCGGTGTAGAGGGCGCCGCTCGCGAAGGTCCGGGCCGAGACGTCGCTCGTCACGTTCACCACCTGTGATCCCTCGCCCCGCGCGTGCCGCGCCCGGAAGTGCGGGATCAGGGCGCGCGTGACCAGCAGCGTCCCCAGCACGTTGGTGTCCATCACGCGGCGGTACTCCTCCGGCGTGATCTCCTCGACGGGCTGGAAGGAGCCGACCCCGGCATTGTTCACCAGCGCGTCCACCCCCGCCCGCACTGCCGCCTCCGCGAAGGCCCCCACGCTCGCCTCGTCCGTCACGTCCAGCGGGTAAAACGTCGCGCCGGGCCTGCTCAGCCCGCTCACGTCACGCGCCCCCGCCACGACCTGCGCGCCCCGCGCCGTCAGCGCCTCCACGACCGCCCACCCGATCCCCTTGCTCGCCCCGGTCACCGCGACCACCCGGCCCGCCAGCGTTCTTTCCTGCATCGTCATAGGGGGAGGGTAGCAGGGTGAGCTTTCCGCCGTGCATCTACGCCCAAGACAGGAGGGGACGGTTTTCTCCTTCTCCCCTTGCGGGACTGGCCGTGCCCCTCCTTTGCTGATCGCTGAAAGCTGACCGCTATCCTGCCCCCATGACCAAGGCAGCCAAGTTGAGCAGCGTGACCCTGAAACCCGGCGCGGTGCGGCGGATCGCGGGCCGCTACCCGTTCGGGCACACGGGTGACATTCAGGCGGCGGACCCTGGCATCGCCCCGGGCGAGGTGGTGGAGGTCCGCTCCCCGGACGGCGCGGTGATCGGGCGCGGGTACTTCAACCCGGAGGGCGCCACGCCCCTGCGGATGCTGACCTGGGACCGCGAGGACATCAACCTGAACTTCTACCGCTCGCGGGTGCGGGCGGCGCTGGCGCGGCGGGCGGGACGGATCACGGGCACCGACGCGCTGCGGGTCCTCCACGCCGAGGCCGACGGGATGCCCGGTGTGGTCGCGGACCAGTTCGGGGACGTGCTGAGCGTGCAGCTCCGGAATGCGGGCGCGGAGCGTCACCGTGACCTGATCCTGCGGGCGCTGCGGGAGGAGACGGGCGCGGCCTCCGCCTTCGAGCGCAGCGACACCGCCGAACGCCGCCGCGAGGGGCTGGCGTTGCGGACGGGCGTGCTGTGGGGTGACGTGCCGGAGCGCGTGACCTTCTTCGAGGACGACCTGACCCTGCACTTTTCCCCGATGGACGCGCAGAAGACCGGCTTTTTCCTCGACCAGCGCGACAACCGCCGCCTGATGCGCTCGCTGGTGACGCCGGGCGAGGGCTTTCTGGACGTGTACTCCTACACCGGCGGCTTCAGCCTGCACGCGGCCCGCGCGGGCGCCAAACCCGTCGCCCTCGACAAGGATCAGGTCGCGCTGGGCGTGCTGGAACGCGAGGCGCGCGAGAACGGCGTGAGTGTCGGCGTGCGCTGGGGCGACGCGCTGGAGACGCTGACGGCGCTGGAACGTGAAAAGCGGGTGTTCGGCGCGGCGGTGCTGGACCCGCCCACCCTCGCCAAGCGCAAGGACGACGTGCCGCGCGCCAAGCGCATCTTCACCGATGGGGCCGAACGCGCCCTGCGGATGCTGAAGGACGGCGGGCACCTGCTGATCAGCACCTGCGCGCATTACATCCGGGTGGACGACCTGCTCGACGCCGCGCGGGTGGCGGCGGGCGAGGCGAAGTGCGGCGCGGAGGTGGTGGCCGTCACCTACCAGCCCGCCGACCATCCGCACCTGCTGAGCGTGCCGGAAAGCCTCTACCTCAAGAGCATCCTGCTGCGGAAGGAAGGGTGAGGAAGCAAGGGTGATAGGCGCGTCTGATCAAGGGCTTGGAGAGCTTCTCCGTTCCCTGCCGGTCCCAGGTCACCTATGAGCGGAATTCGGGTCCTCGAATCCTTCCTATGCTCCAAGTCGGGTGCACCGGATGGTGGAGATGATGCCATCATCGTGACGCCCCACTTTGCCGCTGTCCTCGACGGCGCCACGGATAGCTCGGGGGTGACTTACGGCGGTATAGGCCCGGCCAGATTTGTTGTAGAGGCGGGTCTTAACGCTATTCGGCAACTGGCACCTGATGTTACGGCCTGCGAAGCTGTCAAGACCCTGTCCCTTGCCGTACAGCAGGCTCTCCGCACTCCCCCTGACCAAGCTCTATGGCGACCTCCATGTTTCGTGTTTGCAATGTATTCAGCAGCTCGGCGGGAAATCTGGCGCGTCGGAGATACACAGTATCTGATCGACGGCATCGGCCAGAATCCAGATCTAGTGGTTGATCAGGTCACAACTGCTGTCAGACGTATGGTCCTTCACGCCCAATTGGCTCAAGGGGCCACCATTGAGGACTTGCGACGTGAAGACCCTGGACATGAGGCCGCAACTCCGCTTTTTGTCCTTCAAACCCAGTTCATGAACAGAGCCGGGAGTCCGTTCAGCTACGGGGCCGTCAACGGCACTGCTGTGCCTGTGGAGTTAATCGAGGTGTTGCCTGTACCTTCCGGAGCAAAGGAAATCGTCCTGGCCACCGATGGTTACCCGCAGGTCTATGCAAGCTTGCAGGAAAGTGAGGCGGGGTTGCAGGCCGTGCTGGAGCAAGACCCCCTGCTGATCAATATTCACATTGCTTCGAAGGGCTGGTGCCCTGGGGCAGCGTCCTTTGATGATCGGGCCTATCTCCGTCTGGACGTGTCTGTAGCAAGATAGGCGAGTACGCCAACCCGCAGGCAGCCCTCCCCTCTCCGCCCGCCTCAGTCCGCCTCGTTCCCCTCCACCAAGACGGCCTCCAGGGCCGCCAGGTCGAGGAGCGTGACGGTCTGGGGGCTGACCTTCAGGATGTCCTGCGCCTCCAGCTTCTTCAGGACGCGCGAGACGGTTTCGCGGCTGCTGCTGGTGCGCGCCATGATGTCATGGGTGCCGAGCGGCAGCACCTCCGGCTGGGGCGCGTCCGCCGCGACGCGCTGACGGTACAGGTTGGAAAAGACGTGCGCGAGGGCCGCTTCCGTGTTCTGCCCGAAGGCGATCAGCTCGTCGTTCAGGAAGGTCACGCGCCGGGCCAGCATCTCCGCGAGATTCCACAGGACGCGCGGGTGCCGCCGCAGGATCAGCTCGAAGTGGTCCCGGTGCAGCATCAGCGTCCGCACGGCAGTCAGGGCGCGGACGGACGCGCTGCGTTCCTGACGGGCCAGCACCGCCGTTTCCCCCACCACGCCGGGCGCGTAGATGTCGCCCAGCACGCGCTCACGGCTGCCCAGACTGACGCGGCTGACCCGCACGACGCCCGCCGTGATCAGGTGCAGGGCTTCACCCTGGGCATCCTGCTCGACCACCAGTTCACCGGGCTGGAAGGTCCGTTCGGTCACGACCCTCAGCGCCTCGCGCATGGCGTCCTCGGGGACGTTCTGGAAAAGGGGGGAGCGGTTCAGATCGTCCAGACAGGCCATCGGGCGCATCCTAGCGTCAGGCGGCGCGGCTGCACAGGCCGCAGGACACGTTGGGCCGCCCCCCGCCCGGCCCACTGCGCTACAGTGCCCCGCGTGACGACCCCGGCTCCCGCCCTCGCGGCCCACGACCTCCGGCACGCTTTCGGCACCACCCCCGTGCTGCACGGCGTGAGTCTGGCGGTGCGCCCGGGCGAGGTGGTCGCCGTGACCGGCCCCAGCGGCAGCGGCAAAAGCACCCTGCTGCACCTGCTGGGCGGACTCGACACCCCACAGGCGGGCGAGGTGTGGTGGGCGGGCGAGCGGGTAGACACGCTGGGAACGCAGGCGCGGGCGGTGCGGCGGGCGGGCCGGATCGGGCTGGTGTTCCAGCACCATTACCTGCTCGAAGACCTGAGCGTGCTGCAAAACGTGCTGGTGCCCGCGCTCCTCACCGGGCAGGACGGCGCGGACCGGGCGCGCGAGTTGCTGGCCCGCGTGGGCCTGGCCGGGCGCGAGGGTGATCTGCCGGGCGTGCTGAGCGGCGGCGAACGCCAGCGCGTCGCCGTCGCCCGCGCCCTGGCCGTCCGGCCCGCCGCTGTCCTGGCCGACGAACCCACCGGCAGCCTCGACCGCGCGAACGCGGAGGTGGTCGCCGGGCTGCTCCTCGACCTCGCACGCGAGGAGGACGCGGGCGTGCTGCTCGTCACCCACGACGAACGCCTCGCGGCCCGCGCCGACCGGGCGCTGCACCTGCTCGACGGGCGGATTCTGGAGGCGGAGGCGGTCCGTTAGCCTATCCCATCCTCAAGTGCGCCCTCTTTGGTAAGAGGTGGGCCGCCTCATACACTGTGTTCCAGCATGTCAAGGGATGAAGTGTTCAGGTTGATGCCGCACGAAGTATTGCTGTTGCCGACGTAGAGGCGAATTCCGAGGCAGGGCCAGAAGCTCAGCAATCCAGGCTATGAGTTCCGGCAGCACCGAATGCTCAACGTATCGTCGTGCGGCAGCAGCAACATTATTGGACACAGCTCCCACACGCACATAAAGCCGCTCATACCCCACGTTCTCGTTTGGCGCCCAGAAATGTGCATCAAAGAAGATTCCTCCTGCCCCGTAGATCATCTGTGTATCTATTTCAATACCAGCCTCAGACAGCGCATCAGCAAAGGCAGAGGACTTGAGGATGAAACTCATGCCCTTTGGCAGTGGTCCTTTTTCAATCCTCATCGTCATACCGCATGGACTGTCTCTTACCGGGGAACGTCTTGCCTGTACGCCCCTCACCACCCCGCCCGCGCGTACACGTCCGGCAGGGTGGGCTTCACTCCGAACTCGGCGGCGGCGCGCTGCGGCCAGTGCGGGTCGCGCAGGAAGGCGCGGGCGAGGGCGATCAGGTCAGCAGCGCCTTCCTCCAGCACCTGCTCGGCCTGGGCGGGCGCGTCGATCATGCCGACCGCCATCACGCGCAGGTCGGGCACCTCCTGCTTGACGCGGGCGGCGAAGGGCACCTGATAGAGCGGCCCGGGGGTGATCTGCTGGAGGGGCGTCAGGCCACCGCTGCTCACGTCCAGCACGTCCACGCCCTCAAAACGCAGCAGGCCCGCGAGCTGGACGGTCTGGTCGGCGTCCCAGCCCCCTTCGGCCCAGTCGGTCGCGCTGACCCGCACGAACAGCGGCAGGTGCGTGGGCCAGGTGGTCCGGACGGCCCGTACCACTTCCAGCAGGAAGCGCACCCGGTTCTCGAAGCTGCCGCCGTACTCGTCGGTGCGGGTGTTGGCGAGCGGCGAGAGGAACTGGTGCAGCAGGTAGCCGTGAGCGGCGTGAATCTCCACCACGTCGAAGCCCGCGACCAGCGCCCGCCGCGCCGCCGCCGCAAAGTCGGAGGTGACGCGCCTGATGTCGTCCACGGTCATGGCGACCGGCTGCGGGTAGTAGACGTTGTAGGCGGTGTCGGACGGCCCGATGACCTGCCACCCGCCCGCCTCGGCGGGAACGGCGCCCCGCCCACGCCAGGGCGCATAGGTGCTGGCCTTGCGCCCCGCGTGTGCGAGCTGCACGCCGATCAGGCCGCCGTAGCGGTGAACGAAGTCGGTGACGTGCCCCAGCGGCACGATCTGCTCGTCCGTCCACAGGCCCAGGTCCTCGGGGCTGATGCGGCCTTCCGGGGAAACGGCGGCCGCCTCGGTGAAGATCAGGCCCGCGCCCCCCAGCGCGAACTGCCCCAGGTGGGCGAGGTGAAAGTCGTTCGCCAGGCCGTTTTGCGCGCTGTACATACACATGGGTGACACGACGACGCGGTTGGGCAGGGTGAGGTTCCGCAGTTTCAGCGGCGTGAAGAGGAGGGGTTGGGATGCGCCCTCGGCGGGCGGTGTGGCGGCGGGCTGCGTCATGCCTCCGAATGTAGCCGCGCGCCGCGCCGCTGCGCCAGATGGCGGACGCTTCATGAGGGGCGGAGGTTCCTCCTGTCCCCATGCACTTCACCGCATCTTCCAGGTCTGAAGCCCGAGAAGTTATCCCCGGCTTCTCGTTATCTTCTCTGTAGCCCCCGGCCTTATCTGGAGGGCCACAGCATTGAAAGGTGCTGAGGATTGAAACGAGGACTGGCCCAACCCCCCCACCCACGAAACCCTGCACCGCCTGCTGAGCCGGTCCTACCGCATCGCCCTCGCCACCGAGGAGGATGGCCGGGTGATCGGCTTCGCGCAGGCGATCAGCGACGGCGTGCTGACAGCCTTCATTCCACTGCTGGAAGTGCAGGCCACATACCGGGGGCAGGGCGTCGGCTCGGCGCTGATGCGGCGCCTCCTCGCGCAGCTTGATCATCTGTACGCCGTGGACCTGAGCTGCGACGACGAACTGGTGCCGTTCTACGGGCGGCTGGGCTTCGGGCAGGCGAACCTGATGTTCCGGCGCAGCTACGCGCGGCAGAACGGCGCCCCGCTCCTGACCGTGTGATCCGCCGCGTATCCCTTTGCCCCTCGACAACGCGCGTAAGGTGAGGCATGAGCGATCCCAACTTCGAGAAGGGGCTGGAAAAACGCCGTCAGGTGATGGGCGCCGAGTTCGTGGAGCGGGCCTTCGCGGGCGGCCCGGACGCCTTCGGGGCCGACTTCCAGCACTTCATGACCAGCTACGCCTGGGGCGCGGTGTGGGGCCGGGAGGGGCTGCCCGACCGTGAGCGCCACATGCTGACCCTCGCCATTCTCGCCGCCCTGGGCCGCGAGCGGGAACTGGAGGGGCACCTGCGCGCCACGGCGAACACGGGCGTGACGCCCCAGGACCTCAGCGACGTGTTTCATCAGGTGGCGATCTACGCGGGCGTACCCGCCGCCATCAGTGCCGTGGGTATCGCGAAGCGGGTGCTGGCGGAACGGGAAGGGCAGCAGGGTTAACTGCTCGCGCTCGTGTAACTCGCCACGGCCTTCAGCCAGAACAGCCGCGTGAGGACGAAGAGCGCCCCCGCCACCAGCGGCGAGGCGAACGCCAGCGCGGGCGTGAGGGTGCCCGTCATCGCCTGGGCGGGCACCGTCGTGATGAAGGCGACCGGCAACACGAACGTCAGCAGGGCGCGCACGGGCACCGGGAAGGCCGTGACCGGAAAGCGGGCCGCGCCGAACACGCCGTTGAAAAGTTCCGTGATGTTCTGCGTCTTCACCCACCAGAAGGCGGTGGTGGAGAGGCCCAGCCAGATGCAGTACACGATCACCACGGCGCTGAGGTACAGCACGGCGGCACTCAGCACGCCGGGCAGCGTGACGGTCAGGTGCGCCGCCGCGTAGGCGATCAGCCCCGCGCCGATCAGCAGGTCCGTCACGCGCAGCACGTTGAGGTTGCGGGCCGAGACGTTGAACTGCGCGTCCACCGGCTTGAGCAGCGTGAAGTCCATGCTGCCCGTGCGGATCGCCTCCGCGATCTTGCTCATGTTCGGCTGGATGAACACGCTGATCACGCCCTCGGTCAGC
The window above is part of the Deinococcus metallilatus genome. Proteins encoded here:
- a CDS encoding lasso peptide biosynthesis B2 protein; this translates as MRGRLPEGHPLRARLRPGHLALGARHALIRAELRPLLAAWARGGIPALLFKGFALAEFEYATPGERFYGDVDVLLPADPAAVTRAVHLALAQGWRSDGQHARPGRWTHESAHLYSPGGHTRLDVHRFVAAWAVGRQDRVLALTRAVWAGARLVDWEGVPVWRPDPRDAVVVNLALGRQWGGDLGSLKPADYPDMRRLIARHGLTAQTLEARARELGATHTWAAFRGVCDPLRGQFALEALATRPALQRAVWQDGLRPGAVLWQSRWKVLPRRLRWLPALLPDVLAARAAVRAGGDPRRHLAGWTLPRPVRLLPLDTLEDVLGGVSWLTRLLYPRQSRVGTCVPRAYATYRALRRLGHPAVFVSGVARSGPKVQGHAWIEDARGTLDAYGEPLSRERFPEVFRYPDG
- a CDS encoding SDR family oxidoreductase, with amino-acid sequence MTMQERTLAGRVVAVTGASKGIGWAVVEALTARGAQVVAGARDVSGLSRPGATFYPLDVTDEASVGAFAEAAVRAGVDALVNNAGVGSFQPVEEITPEEYRRVMDTNVLGTLLVTRALIPHFRARHARGEGSQVVNVTSDVSARTFASGALYTASKYAQRAVTQALAAEGQGYGLRVTEIRPGMVDTFFADSVQGEAHKAAWLRPADVADAVVYALTAPTHARVDEMLLHPVVQEVAF
- a CDS encoding class I SAM-dependent rRNA methyltransferase, which encodes MTKAAKLSSVTLKPGAVRRIAGRYPFGHTGDIQAADPGIAPGEVVEVRSPDGAVIGRGYFNPEGATPLRMLTWDREDINLNFYRSRVRAALARRAGRITGTDALRVLHAEADGMPGVVADQFGDVLSVQLRNAGAERHRDLILRALREETGAASAFERSDTAERRREGLALRTGVLWGDVPERVTFFEDDLTLHFSPMDAQKTGFFLDQRDNRRLMRSLVTPGEGFLDVYSYTGGFSLHAARAGAKPVALDKDQVALGVLEREARENGVSVGVRWGDALETLTALEREKRVFGAAVLDPPTLAKRKDDVPRAKRIFTDGAERALRMLKDGGHLLISTCAHYIRVDDLLDAARVAAGEAKCGAEVVAVTYQPADHPHLLSVPESLYLKSILLRKEG
- a CDS encoding Crp/Fnr family transcriptional regulator — its product is MACLDDLNRSPLFQNVPEDAMREALRVVTERTFQPGELVVEQDAQGEALHLITAGVVRVSRVSLGSRERVLGDIYAPGVVGETAVLARQERSASVRALTAVRTLMLHRDHFELILRRHPRVLWNLAEMLARRVTFLNDELIAFGQNTEAALAHVFSNLYRQRVAADAPQPEVLPLGTHDIMARTSSSRETVSRVLKKLEAQDILKVSPQTVTLLDLAALEAVLVEGNEAD
- a CDS encoding ABC transporter ATP-binding protein, with product MPRVTTPAPALAAHDLRHAFGTTPVLHGVSLAVRPGEVVAVTGPSGSGKSTLLHLLGGLDTPQAGEVWWAGERVDTLGTQARAVRRAGRIGLVFQHHYLLEDLSVLQNVLVPALLTGQDGADRARELLARVGLAGREGDLPGVLSGGERQRVAVARALAVRPAAVLADEPTGSLDRANAEVVAGLLLDLAREEDAGVLLVTHDERLAARADRALHLLDGRILEAEAVR
- a CDS encoding NADH:flavin oxidoreductase/NADH oxidase, which translates into the protein MTQPAATPPAEGASQPLLFTPLKLRNLTLPNRVVVSPMCMYSAQNGLANDFHLAHLGQFALGGAGLIFTEAAAVSPEGRISPEDLGLWTDEQIVPLGHVTDFVHRYGGLIGVQLAHAGRKASTYAPWRGRGAVPAEAGGWQVIGPSDTAYNVYYPQPVAMTVDDIRRVTSDFAAAARRALVAGFDVVEIHAAHGYLLHQFLSPLANTRTDEYGGSFENRVRFLLEVVRAVRTTWPTHLPLFVRVSATDWAEGGWDADQTVQLAGLLRFEGVDVLDVSSGGLTPLQQITPGPLYQVPFAARVKQEVPDLRVMAVGMIDAPAQAEQVLEEGAADLIALARAFLRDPHWPQRAAAEFGVKPTLPDVYARAGW
- a CDS encoding GNAT family N-acetyltransferase, which gives rise to MALATEEDGRVIGFAQAISDGVLTAFIPLLEVQATYRGQGVGSALMRRLLAQLDHLYAVDLSCDDELVPFYGRLGFGQANLMFRRSYARQNGAPLLTV
- the pcaC gene encoding 4-carboxymuconolactone decarboxylase, whose amino-acid sequence is MSDPNFEKGLEKRRQVMGAEFVERAFAGGPDAFGADFQHFMTSYAWGAVWGREGLPDRERHMLTLAILAALGRERELEGHLRATANTGVTPQDLSDVFHQVAIYAGVPAAISAVGIAKRVLAEREGQQG
- a CDS encoding ABC transporter permease, producing the protein MTRYLRLIRIFTGATLSAQLEYRANFLGAVLASLGEAGVALLGIAVLFGQPGTTSVGGWSFQAALLVTGFFMLTEGVISVFIQPNMSKIAEAIRTGSMDFTLLKPVDAQFNVSARNLNVLRVTDLLIGAGLIAYAAAHLTVTLPGVLSAAVLYLSAVVIVYCIWLGLSTTAFWWVKTQNITELFNGVFGAARFPVTAFPVPVRALLTFVLPVAFITTVPAQAMTGTLTPALAFASPLVAGALFVLTRLFWLKAVASYTSASS